In Vibrio bathopelagicus, the following are encoded in one genomic region:
- a CDS encoding 3'-5' exonuclease, with protein sequence MNHNRVVCFDLEMCCWSEDGVGTTGEIIEVGLAEIDLVSGTIVKRAQYYVKPEKDEVSLFCAELTGITPRKIEKQGRPLESVIKSMIKNFGGPKKIYAAWGRDDLILHKECIEKGIEPPFSEFLNIATLYRVQNRLKEKRIGHRAAQEAKNIEWEGRQHSGYVDAYNLAKLTLTML encoded by the coding sequence ATGAATCACAATCGAGTGGTGTGTTTCGATTTGGAAATGTGCTGTTGGAGCGAAGACGGTGTAGGAACTACTGGGGAGATCATTGAAGTGGGTCTTGCTGAGATCGATCTTGTATCTGGAACCATCGTGAAGCGCGCGCAATATTACGTTAAGCCCGAAAAAGACGAAGTCTCTCTGTTTTGTGCAGAGCTAACAGGCATTACACCTCGCAAGATAGAAAAGCAGGGGCGTCCTTTAGAGTCAGTAATTAAATCGATGATTAAGAATTTCGGTGGCCCAAAGAAAATCTATGCAGCTTGGGGGCGTGATGACCTTATCTTACACAAAGAATGTATAGAGAAAGGCATCGAACCGCCGTTTAGCGAGTTCTTGAACATCGCCACACTTTATCGCGTTCAAAACCGCCTTAAAGAAAAACGCATCGGACATCGCGCCGCTCAAGAAGCCAAGAACATTGAGTGGGAAGGTCGTCAGCACTCCGGTTATGTCGATGCTTATAACCTCGCAAAACTGACACTGACGATGCTTTAG